Proteins from a single region of Apium graveolens cultivar Ventura chromosome 7, ASM990537v1, whole genome shotgun sequence:
- the LOC141672063 gene encoding putative phospholipid hydroperoxide glutathione peroxidase isoform X2 yields the protein MASELSSVQSIHDFTVKDGKGNDVELSKYKGKVLLIVNVASQCGLTTSNYTELAELYQKYKDQGLEILAFPCNQFNGQEPGTNEEIENFVCTRFKAEYPIFSKVDVNGSDAAPLYKYLKSVKGDEIEWNFAKFLVNKDGKLVERYAPTTTPLTFENDIKKVLGVA from the exons ATGGCCAGTGAATTAAGCAGTGTGCAATCCATCCATGACTTCACTGTCAAG GATGGCAAGGGTAATGATGTAGAGCTAAGCAAGTACAAGGGCAAAGTTTTGTTGATTGTCAATGTTGCATCTCAATG TGGCCTTACCACTTCAAACTATACAGAGTTGGCAGAGTTGTACCAGAAGTACAAGGATCAAG GACTAGAGATTCTTGCATTTCCATGCAACCAGTTTAATGGACAGGAGCCTGGGACTAATGAAGAAATTGAAAACTTTGTCTGCACTCGTTTCAAAGCTGAATATCCTATCTTCAGTAAG GTTGATGTGAATGGATCAGATGCTGCTCCGTTATACAAGTACCTCAAGTCTGTCAAAGGGGATGAAATTGAATGGAATTTTGCCAAGTTTTTAGTCAATAAAGATGGCAAACTTGTTGAACGTTATGCTCCCACAACCACTCCGCTTACCTTTGAG AATGATATCAAGAAAGTTTTAGGAGTCGCTTGA
- the LOC141672063 gene encoding putative phospholipid hydroperoxide glutathione peroxidase isoform X1: MTSLSRFFHFFLSDGKGNDVELSKYKGKVLLIVNVASQCGLTTSNYTELAELYQKYKDQGLEILAFPCNQFNGQEPGTNEEIENFVCTRFKAEYPIFSKVDVNGSDAAPLYKYLKSVKGDEIEWNFAKFLVNKDGKLVERYAPTTTPLTFENDIKKVLGVA; this comes from the exons ATGACTTCACTGTCAAGGTTCTTTCATTTCTTTCTTTCG GATGGCAAGGGTAATGATGTAGAGCTAAGCAAGTACAAGGGCAAAGTTTTGTTGATTGTCAATGTTGCATCTCAATG TGGCCTTACCACTTCAAACTATACAGAGTTGGCAGAGTTGTACCAGAAGTACAAGGATCAAG GACTAGAGATTCTTGCATTTCCATGCAACCAGTTTAATGGACAGGAGCCTGGGACTAATGAAGAAATTGAAAACTTTGTCTGCACTCGTTTCAAAGCTGAATATCCTATCTTCAGTAAG GTTGATGTGAATGGATCAGATGCTGCTCCGTTATACAAGTACCTCAAGTCTGTCAAAGGGGATGAAATTGAATGGAATTTTGCCAAGTTTTTAGTCAATAAAGATGGCAAACTTGTTGAACGTTATGCTCCCACAACCACTCCGCTTACCTTTGAG AATGATATCAAGAAAGTTTTAGGAGTCGCTTGA